The Desulfofalx alkaliphila DSM 12257 genome contains the following window.
TGATTTCCCGCATATGATACCTATTGATAATAGTGACGGTGATTATATTTGGCGTAAATACGAGAAAGGTCAATGGTCTGAAGAAAAGTTTAAACCCGACATAGAGGGAGTGGAAGCACCCGAGGAATCTGTCGAAGATAAATTAGCCCGCCTAGAGGAGCAAAATCTAATCCTAATGGACGCCATTGCCACAATGTTTGAGGAAATACTTATACTGCGAGGTGAAGAGTAATGGTAGAACTATACGCCACCCTAGTTAGAGAAGGTCGCCGCACCATCGACCAAGTGCCCGCAAGATACCGGGCAGAAGTGCAGGCGTTACTAGATGCTTAGTTGGTTATTTAAAATATTAACAGGAGGGGTTAACGTGATAGATTTGTACATTGCATTGATAATCGCCGGGCGTAGGACAATAGACCAGGTACCTAGCAGGTACAGGGATGCAGTCATTGCAGACTTAGCAGCATTAGGATTAGACGAAAACGGGCAGCCACTCTAAATGGGTGGTTATTTTTATGCCCTGGGTGCCGCACTATGGTGCCTGGGTAGTTTTGTTGGAGGTGGCGGGATGGATGATGTAAAAGAAATGCTCCGTGACCATGAACGGAGGATTGTCAT
Protein-coding sequences here:
- a CDS encoding CD1375 family protein; its protein translation is MVELYATLVREGRRTIDQVPARYRAEVQALLDA
- a CDS encoding CD1375 family protein translates to MLSWLFKILTGGVNVIDLYIALIIAGRRTIDQVPSRYRDAVIADLAALGLDENGQPL